Proteins from one Leptonema illini DSM 21528 genomic window:
- a CDS encoding DUF429 domain-containing protein, with protein MQESVNTIIGIDCSTHPKKVGLACAAQNGTQWNVEIAEPQADEGKVVEKVTDWIKQASSNVLLCLDAPMGWPRTMSDALHGHKAGAPFSDDIDRDHFFYRKTDLFARDTLKKNPLRVGASLIAATAHQALWILGQLNKLDNVDEIKLILRREELTTKLSAIEVYPAATRLALMNDNGKGELKLELLGERVQTLIGNSITINMPTDPMTDDARDAAICVFTGMLFLAGKCYDPEEAKGEAALDADALVREGWTWFPRGE; from the coding sequence ATGCAGGAATCAGTAAATACCATCATCGGAATCGATTGCTCGACACACCCAAAAAAAGTCGGGCTTGCCTGTGCAGCGCAGAATGGAACGCAGTGGAATGTCGAAATTGCCGAACCACAAGCAGACGAAGGTAAAGTGGTAGAAAAGGTCACGGATTGGATAAAGCAGGCAAGCAGCAACGTCCTACTCTGCCTTGATGCGCCGATGGGATGGCCCAGGACGATGTCAGATGCTCTACACGGGCATAAGGCCGGCGCCCCTTTCAGCGATGACATCGATCGTGATCACTTTTTCTATCGGAAAACGGATCTTTTTGCCAGAGATACTCTTAAAAAGAATCCACTGCGTGTAGGCGCCAGCCTGATTGCAGCTACGGCTCACCAGGCGCTCTGGATACTCGGCCAACTGAATAAACTCGATAACGTTGACGAGATCAAACTGATATTACGGAGGGAGGAGCTAACGACGAAACTCTCGGCTATCGAGGTTTACCCGGCGGCGACTCGCCTCGCTTTGATGAACGATAATGGAAAAGGGGAGCTGAAGCTGGAGCTACTGGGGGAGCGGGTGCAAACGCTCATTGGCAATAGTATAACGATTAATATGCCGACCGATCCCATGACTGACGATGCTCGCGACGCCGCGATCTGCGTTTTCACGGGCATGCTGTTTCTTGCCGGCAAGTGTTACGATCCGGAGGAAGCTAAAGGCGAAGCGGCGCTTGATGCTGATGCGCTGGTGAGAGAGGGGTGGACCTGGTTTCCGCGGGGGGAATGA
- a CDS encoding OmpA family protein: protein MKRTITGATLLIFSAGAFSSCDTMQKYKKTIIATGVGCAIGLGAGAIYDEAQRKKDSKDRRNDVFAIFKKKKSQNQGKIVGLGVGCLAGLGVGLYLDLMYDDMSNQFGGRGIQLEKVKDENGETEELLVKMDGDINFAVNQATLAGTAKSNVANLKEALAGYPETGVRIWGHTDKSGQRAYNEALSLNRARTVQGELALPSNRVIETKGYAWDKPLDGTGASPTNRRVEVRIVPAN from the coding sequence ATGAAACGTACAATTACGGGAGCGACCCTCCTGATCTTCAGCGCAGGCGCGTTTTCAAGCTGCGACACAATGCAGAAATACAAGAAAACGATCATCGCCACAGGCGTGGGTTGCGCCATCGGCCTCGGTGCCGGCGCCATCTATGACGAAGCACAGCGCAAGAAAGACTCGAAGGATCGTCGTAACGACGTATTCGCCATCTTCAAAAAGAAGAAATCGCAGAACCAGGGTAAGATCGTCGGTCTCGGCGTCGGCTGTCTGGCCGGTCTTGGCGTCGGTCTCTATCTCGACCTGATGTATGACGATATGTCGAATCAGTTCGGCGGCCGCGGCATCCAGCTTGAAAAAGTAAAGGATGAAAACGGCGAAACCGAAGAGCTGCTTGTGAAGATGGACGGCGACATCAACTTCGCAGTCAATCAGGCGACTCTTGCAGGCACGGCGAAAAGCAACGTAGCCAATCTGAAAGAGGCTCTCGCCGGCTATCCTGAAACAGGCGTTCGTATCTGGGGCCATACAGATAAGTCGGGTCAGCGCGCCTACAACGAAGCGCTGAGCCTCAACCGTGCGCGCACCGTGCAGGGCGAGCTTGCGCTTCCCTCGAATCGCGTGATCGAAACGAAGGGATACGCATGGGACAAGCCTCTTGACGGAACGGGAGCCAGCCCGACGAACCGTCGCGTTGAGGTGCGTATCGTTCCGGCCAACTGA
- a CDS encoding acyl-CoA thioesterase, which produces MARIRIELPERWHFETEFPVRIGDINFGNHLAHDAIVTLLHEARALFFKEYGWHELNIEGKGIIMADIGIMYLAEAFHGDMLRYEITARDFSTKGCDLVYRVSRVDDDREVVRAKTGIVFFDYESREPVAIPEAFLRIFE; this is translated from the coding sequence ATGGCACGCATTCGTATCGAGTTACCCGAACGCTGGCATTTCGAAACGGAATTCCCTGTTCGCATCGGCGACATCAATTTTGGAAATCACCTTGCGCATGACGCCATCGTCACTCTACTGCATGAGGCACGGGCCCTTTTCTTCAAGGAATACGGCTGGCATGAGCTCAACATAGAGGGCAAAGGAATTATCATGGCCGACATCGGCATCATGTATTTAGCCGAGGCCTTTCACGGCGATATGCTGCGCTATGAGATAACGGCCCGTGATTTTTCGACAAAAGGATGCGATCTTGTTTACAGAGTATCCCGAGTCGATGATGACCGCGAGGTCGTGCGCGCGAAGACTGGCATCGTCTTTTTTGACTATGAGTCCCGTGAGCCGGTAGCTATTCCCGAAGCCTTTTTGAGGATTTTTGAATGA
- a CDS encoding SDR family oxidoreductase: MKTIQGKRILITGAAMGMGRLYAQLAAREGAAAIALWDVNETELKKTTEELQKLVPAECRLLPAIVDVSSAARIDEAAGDVKRTISSVDIIINNAGIVCGKYFWEHDARKDIERTMDINTMAPMLITKAFLSEMIASRDECRIVNIASAAGLLSNPRMSVYAASKWALIGWSDSLRLELQQAGYRHVRVTTVCPSYISTGMFDGVKAPFLTPILKPETVVRRTWAAMKKGRPQLLMPFMVKMSVVLKGLLPLPLWDWFAGRLFGVYSSMAHFHGHDQ, encoded by the coding sequence ATGAAAACGATTCAAGGAAAGCGAATCCTTATCACCGGAGCGGCGATGGGAATGGGAAGGCTTTACGCGCAGTTAGCCGCCCGCGAAGGAGCCGCTGCGATTGCCCTGTGGGATGTAAACGAGACGGAGCTCAAGAAAACTACCGAAGAATTGCAAAAGTTAGTTCCGGCCGAATGTCGCCTGCTCCCGGCCATTGTCGACGTTTCGAGCGCTGCGCGAATCGACGAGGCAGCCGGCGACGTGAAACGCACGATCAGCTCCGTCGACATCATCATCAATAACGCCGGCATCGTCTGCGGAAAATACTTCTGGGAACACGACGCACGCAAAGACATCGAACGCACAATGGACATCAATACGATGGCTCCGATGCTCATCACAAAGGCCTTCTTATCAGAGATGATCGCCTCGCGCGACGAATGCCGCATCGTTAACATCGCCTCGGCCGCCGGGCTGCTTTCCAATCCGCGCATGAGCGTCTATGCCGCCTCGAAATGGGCTCTGATCGGCTGGTCGGATTCGCTGCGACTTGAACTGCAACAGGCCGGCTACCGCCATGTTCGGGTAACGACCGTTTGCCCGAGCTACATCAGCACGGGTATGTTCGACGGAGTGAAGGCGCCTTTTCTCACACCTATACTCAAACCCGAGACGGTCGTCCGTCGCACATGGGCGGCCATGAAAAAAGGCAGGCCACAGCTGCTCATGCCGTTTATGGTGAAGATGTCGGTCGTTCTGAAAGGCCTGCTTCCGCTGCCTCTCTGGGACTGGTTTGCCGGGCGTCTTTTCGGAGTGTACTCATCGATGGCGCATTTTCACGGTCACGATCAATGA
- a CDS encoding UDP-N-acetylmuramate--L-alanine ligase produces MQTKTIFLSGICGSGMKPLATIAAQQGYRVVGTDHNWEQQSSSLTKLGVIGGTQPEPEKAATADYYVYSSAIRPEHPERLSAEKAGIRILHRMDLLNMLVRPSPVRFALAGTHGKTSSTSMAGWILLQAGLDPTIIAGGHPLYLEEGCRNGSANVAVYETDESDASFLKTEDGYRLILNVDRDHLNHYGSFDRLSEAFRDFAAASDTVIFAGDAHLVSICKGLRPMAAFGPPEAEVTELHNTDLFFTGRYYAGRFLDDDALVVSLLLDGKAQYARELENAVIHLSLPGRHFAMNGLGVIALIHAAIAKEPALQRRFDPENPKTLLELIEILNAFPGVERRLERIGTVRGIPVYDDYGHHPTEIRAVIDALQRRGARPLSVVFQPHRYTRTQELAAEFADVLAAAEHVYLLPLYSAGETPIEGVSSRSIADRMQAEIIDPVRFDMVFEQNPAAVLFLGAGSVSSMGREYVARRGSPKSVF; encoded by the coding sequence ATGCAGACGAAGACGATCTTTCTCAGCGGAATCTGCGGATCGGGCATGAAACCGCTGGCCACCATCGCCGCACAGCAGGGCTACCGTGTCGTCGGCACCGATCATAACTGGGAACAGCAATCGTCTTCTTTAACAAAGCTCGGCGTAATCGGCGGTACACAACCCGAGCCCGAAAAGGCCGCCACGGCCGACTATTATGTATACAGTTCGGCGATTCGACCCGAGCATCCCGAACGCCTATCCGCCGAGAAGGCAGGCATACGTATTCTGCATCGTATGGATCTGTTAAACATGCTTGTGCGTCCGTCGCCGGTGCGCTTCGCCCTTGCCGGCACACACGGCAAAACAAGCAGCACCTCCATGGCCGGATGGATCCTGCTTCAGGCGGGTCTTGATCCGACCATCATCGCCGGCGGACATCCGCTTTATCTCGAAGAGGGATGTCGCAACGGTTCGGCTAACGTCGCCGTCTACGAGACCGACGAATCCGACGCATCGTTCCTGAAAACCGAGGATGGCTACCGGCTGATCCTCAACGTCGACCGCGATCATCTCAATCATTACGGAAGCTTCGACAGACTGAGCGAGGCCTTTCGCGACTTTGCCGCCGCCTCAGATACGGTGATCTTCGCCGGCGATGCGCATCTTGTAAGCATCTGCAAAGGCCTGAGACCAATGGCTGCCTTCGGCCCGCCTGAGGCAGAGGTAACAGAACTCCACAATACGGATCTCTTCTTTACGGGACGTTATTATGCCGGGCGGTTTCTCGACGACGATGCGCTTGTCGTAAGTCTGCTTCTTGACGGCAAGGCGCAGTACGCGCGGGAACTTGAAAACGCCGTCATTCATCTGTCGCTGCCTGGACGCCACTTCGCCATGAACGGCCTCGGCGTCATCGCCCTGATCCATGCGGCCATTGCAAAAGAGCCGGCATTGCAGCGACGCTTCGATCCCGAGAACCCGAAGACGCTGCTTGAACTGATCGAGATATTGAACGCCTTTCCCGGAGTGGAGCGGCGTCTTGAGCGCATCGGCACGGTACGCGGCATTCCCGTGTACGACGACTACGGCCATCATCCGACTGAGATTCGCGCCGTCATCGACGCCCTGCAGCGCCGCGGAGCCCGTCCGCTCAGCGTCGTTTTTCAGCCGCATCGTTATACGCGCACGCAGGAGCTTGCCGCCGAGTTCGCAGACGTGCTGGCAGCCGCCGAGCACGTCTATCTGCTGCCGCTTTATTCGGCGGGCGAGACGCCCATCGAAGGCGTGTCTTCGCGAAGCATCGCCGATCGCATGCAGGCCGAGATCATCGACCCGGTGCGCTTTGATATGGTCTTCGAGCAGAATCCGGCCGCCGTGCTCTTTCTTGGAGCGGGCTCCGTATCGTCGATGGGGCGAGAATACGTCGCCCGTCGCGGAAGCCCGAAGTCGGTTTTTTGA
- a CDS encoding tetratricopeptide repeat protein, which yields MRTWFSGILLFLTAVSGSALFAAPELRRFTVTARVQCLDTPEELRRGIEALIHDDLYALSAVDVVEGRDLEELQRSLYTGSIEETLKAGGVDYLIDVRCRPGKSGLVFQASLKQLQTGASVSMEEQTLPQRQAGQIPFIVIRGLFLRASEKGLIPSSVVAASEQSRLSSAVRPQFDTLLAYGRARQFEHVDPVRSTSYLREAMVIDPDFHQAYARLFFSYYANHTISRPAEMDLQSQRRVRTDGLAGIWLARAFYDLGVRAHTMGNIPNAAAYQRITNGLLSGAGRSRSLLAALNLHRTGQIQLLMIQPYQAHYSFQTAREMLESGEQQNTFFYAANLLPLSAAYAADGKPDLGLRLLERAQRSDRPTLFTALVQANTALIHAKAGDTASALEKFRNARKILDDEGFASSTLYMSILVQEANLLRSTGETRTAESIYSEILLRSRILGMDASRAQADAFSGLGMTRMARGESQTARHYLQNASFMQLRLGPRPAFDSFTTSQLPERTPAGFTTEERNRVASYTGAFQYSRHARHVQARTYAGRLDDTNVILRDLFDRTMTGDTALNHLRQEWLNGRSQDEVHFIDIGPAIANRQSPGVTAVSLARDFPEMKVIALDLPEQVQIFERDVSPVLRRRVLDFPNFHILAGNGVHPLRKQILGSNWVERSKKRRTLATGDAIAIRAANSIDIYETWPVIERHLIDIGADFEANPVLYLFNRSILFKPAGSRQFRIAGMISRAGFDHMYETFNRAGEPAYTLMPR from the coding sequence ATGCGTACATGGTTCTCTGGCATTCTTCTATTCCTCACTGCGGTATCAGGCTCCGCTCTTTTCGCGGCTCCGGAATTACGTCGCTTCACCGTTACGGCTCGAGTGCAATGCCTTGATACGCCTGAAGAACTGCGCCGCGGAATCGAGGCGTTGATTCACGACGATCTCTATGCGCTGAGCGCCGTTGATGTCGTTGAAGGCCGGGATCTTGAAGAGCTACAGCGCTCGCTTTACACAGGCAGCATCGAAGAAACGTTGAAGGCCGGCGGCGTGGATTATCTGATCGATGTGCGTTGCCGTCCCGGAAAGTCGGGCCTTGTATTTCAAGCATCGCTCAAGCAACTACAGACCGGCGCTTCTGTCTCGATGGAAGAGCAGACGCTGCCGCAACGACAGGCCGGACAGATTCCCTTCATCGTTATACGCGGGCTCTTTCTTCGCGCCTCAGAGAAGGGCCTGATCCCCTCCTCCGTCGTCGCCGCATCAGAACAGAGCCGGCTGTCGTCGGCCGTACGTCCGCAATTCGATACGCTTCTTGCGTATGGCCGGGCCCGTCAGTTCGAGCATGTCGATCCGGTGCGCTCCACATCTTATCTGCGAGAGGCGATGGTCATCGATCCCGACTTTCATCAGGCCTATGCTCGACTTTTCTTTTCTTATTACGCGAATCATACGATCAGCAGGCCGGCCGAGATGGATCTGCAGAGCCAGCGTCGCGTACGCACGGACGGCCTTGCCGGCATCTGGCTGGCGCGGGCCTTTTATGATCTGGGCGTGCGCGCACATACGATGGGCAATATTCCTAACGCCGCCGCCTATCAGCGCATCACGAATGGCCTGCTTTCAGGCGCCGGACGCAGCCGCTCCCTGCTTGCCGCCCTAAACCTGCATCGCACAGGACAGATACAGCTTCTAATGATACAGCCCTATCAAGCCCACTACTCGTTTCAGACGGCGAGAGAGATGCTTGAATCGGGCGAGCAGCAGAATACCTTCTTTTATGCGGCTAACCTTCTTCCGTTAAGCGCCGCCTATGCGGCCGACGGCAAGCCCGATCTCGGGCTGCGCCTTCTCGAACGAGCACAGCGATCGGATCGCCCCACCCTTTTCACCGCTCTTGTTCAGGCGAATACGGCCTTGATTCATGCAAAGGCCGGCGATACCGCCTCGGCGCTTGAGAAATTCCGGAATGCGCGCAAGATCCTCGACGACGAAGGGTTCGCATCTTCGACGCTTTATATGAGCATCCTGGTTCAAGAGGCGAATCTGCTTCGCTCTACGGGCGAGACGCGGACGGCCGAATCGATCTACTCTGAAATATTGCTGCGCTCCCGCATTCTCGGTATGGACGCCTCGCGGGCGCAGGCCGACGCCTTCTCGGGGTTAGGCATGACGCGCATGGCCCGCGGAGAATCGCAGACGGCCCGACATTATCTACAGAATGCCAGCTTCATGCAGCTGCGACTGGGGCCGAGGCCTGCCTTCGATAGCTTCACGACATCGCAGCTTCCCGAACGCACGCCGGCCGGTTTCACGACCGAAGAGCGCAATCGCGTCGCCTCGTACACGGGAGCGTTCCAGTACAGCCGCCATGCGCGACACGTGCAGGCCCGTACGTATGCCGGACGACTCGACGACACAAACGTCATCCTGCGAGATCTTTTTGATCGCACGATGACGGGCGATACCGCTCTCAATCACCTTCGACAGGAGTGGCTGAACGGCAGGTCTCAGGATGAGGTGCATTTCATCGATATCGGTCCCGCCATCGCAAACAGGCAATCGCCGGGTGTGACGGCCGTTTCTCTTGCGCGAGACTTTCCCGAAATGAAAGTCATCGCCCTTGATCTTCCCGAGCAGGTGCAGATCTTTGAACGCGATGTAAGTCCGGTTCTGCGGCGGCGTGTTCTTGACTTTCCGAACTTTCATATACTTGCCGGTAACGGCGTGCATCCGCTCCGCAAGCAGATCCTCGGAAGCAACTGGGTCGAGCGATCGAAGAAGCGCCGCACCCTCGCTACGGGCGACGCCATAGCTATACGAGCGGCGAACTCTATAGATATCTACGAAACCTGGCCCGTCATCGAACGACATCTGATCGACATCGGCGCCGACTTCGAGGCGAATCCCGTTCTTTATCTGTTTAACCGATCGATTCTTTTCAAGCCGGCCGGTTCGAGGCAGTTCCGCATCGCCGGTATGATCTCACGAGCGGGCTTCGACCACATGTATGAGACGTTTAACAGAGCGGGCGAGCCAGCTTATACGTTGATGCCTCGGTGA
- a CDS encoding IS5-like element ISLil2 family transposase codes for MARKKAETQTEAKEKTRYRVKNWREYNQALVNRGSLTVWISDDISTTWAAEYRHRGRGHQPVYSDQAIEFMLTLRGLFKFPLRQTTGFVRSLFTMLKLDLQVPDYSQVCRRQAGIKMKPINASKAMKKGVDLVMDSTGLKVYGDGEWMTRKHGPSKRRTWRKLHIGIDVNSGEIVYAELTSNNEDSGDSKEAVKAMRDLISSGVKIKSFRGDGAYDTHAVYNTARINGINVIVPPREHAVTLDEKYSNAERFKISWQRDDTIRAVREKTRAAWKKESDYHKRSLVEMTFFRYKTVFGERMAARNFPNQQAEVLLRSRLLNKLNQLGKPVSVPIKT; via the coding sequence ATGGCCCGGAAAAAAGCTGAAACACAGACCGAAGCAAAAGAGAAAACACGTTATCGTGTAAAGAACTGGCGGGAATATAACCAGGCCCTCGTGAACCGGGGAAGCCTGACCGTATGGATCTCAGATGATATCAGCACGACCTGGGCAGCGGAATACCGTCATAGAGGACGCGGCCATCAGCCTGTTTATTCGGACCAGGCAATTGAGTTCATGCTGACTCTCCGGGGCCTGTTCAAATTCCCTCTTCGCCAGACCACCGGTTTTGTAAGGTCGCTATTCACGATGCTAAAGCTGGATCTGCAAGTGCCCGATTATTCACAGGTTTGCAGAAGACAGGCGGGGATCAAGATGAAGCCGATCAATGCCTCAAAGGCTATGAAAAAAGGCGTGGATCTGGTTATGGATTCGACGGGGCTGAAAGTCTATGGCGACGGTGAATGGATGACCAGAAAGCATGGTCCCTCAAAACGTCGTACGTGGCGAAAACTGCATATCGGAATCGACGTTAATTCCGGCGAGATAGTTTATGCCGAGTTAACAAGCAATAATGAGGATAGCGGCGACAGCAAAGAAGCGGTAAAGGCGATGCGAGATTTGATTTCGTCAGGCGTGAAAATAAAGTCGTTCAGGGGCGACGGAGCCTATGATACTCATGCTGTTTACAATACCGCCCGCATCAACGGAATCAATGTGATCGTTCCACCCCGCGAACATGCAGTGACGCTCGATGAAAAGTATTCAAATGCGGAAAGGTTCAAGATATCCTGGCAGAGGGATGATACTATCAGGGCTGTGAGAGAGAAGACCCGAGCAGCATGGAAGAAGGAAAGCGACTATCATAAGCGATCACTCGTAGAAATGACTTTCTTTCGTTACAAAACAGTATTCGGAGAAAGGATGGCCGCTCGTAATTTCCCAAACCAGCAAGCCGAAGTTCTCTTGAGAAGCCGGTTGTTGAACAAGCTCAATCAGCTCGGCAAGCCCGTTTCTGTTCCGATAAAAACCTGA
- a CDS encoding TPM domain-containing protein, which translates to MKQNIRIPLLSLFFILLFQFSGPTLFAQESYTVKTVPNPKTADNTWVSDPANKLSGEDRQRINALINSVEDGTTAEIAVVILPSIGEQVPKEFAVELFNTWGIGKKGKDNGLLLLIVLDQRRWEFETGYGLEGDLPDATLKRIGENKLVPGLRANRMGDGIYDALVAVADKLGAAQLTGEDTPTQHTTPGGVGGDVSDGGSADSYEDSYAESDVDNSPFYRTYEYRHNIMGLDTGEQMMMTVLAGFYAVLVGVVTVLVFRSARKKDAKASGWKYARYAAYWLIPGILFLSFVYFEKPDWLAYVYYPIGALWAGIQRIFKNRNLLAGGGEPYEIYKRFRADHGGLFYTSIVLFPFPMALLALFFGYKLKALRNEPRPCPHCSSELTRLDEKGDDLFLDEGQRKEEQLGSVDYDVWHCSKCDHVKVFPYDAFLTSYNACPSCSYKTYHTVGDRTLVSPTCSSSGKGERDYKCEHCGHSRTESYTIPKRDCSKSSSSSGGSSYRSSGGGGGGSFGGGRSGGGGAGGGW; encoded by the coding sequence GTGAAGCAGAACATACGAATCCCTCTCCTCTCTCTCTTTTTCATACTGCTCTTTCAGTTTTCGGGTCCTACGCTCTTCGCTCAAGAAAGCTATACCGTGAAGACGGTACCGAACCCGAAAACCGCCGATAATACCTGGGTCAGCGATCCGGCGAACAAGCTCAGCGGTGAGGATCGTCAGCGCATCAACGCTCTCATCAACAGCGTCGAAGACGGCACGACGGCAGAAATCGCCGTCGTGATTCTGCCGTCGATCGGCGAGCAGGTTCCAAAAGAGTTTGCCGTCGAGCTTTTCAACACATGGGGGATCGGCAAAAAAGGAAAGGATAACGGCCTTCTGCTGCTTATCGTGCTCGATCAACGTCGCTGGGAGTTTGAAACGGGCTATGGTCTTGAAGGCGATCTGCCCGATGCTACACTGAAACGCATCGGCGAAAACAAGCTTGTACCTGGCCTTCGCGCAAACCGCATGGGGGATGGCATTTATGACGCTCTCGTAGCCGTTGCCGACAAGCTCGGCGCCGCGCAGCTAACGGGTGAAGATACGCCGACGCAGCATACGACGCCCGGCGGAGTCGGCGGCGACGTCTCGGATGGAGGCTCGGCCGATTCCTATGAGGACTCTTACGCAGAGTCCGATGTTGATAACAGTCCATTTTACAGGACGTACGAATACAGACACAACATTATGGGACTGGATACAGGCGAGCAGATGATGATGACCGTGCTCGCGGGCTTTTACGCCGTCCTGGTCGGAGTGGTCACCGTCCTGGTCTTTCGCTCGGCGCGCAAGAAGGACGCTAAAGCATCGGGATGGAAGTACGCTCGCTACGCTGCCTACTGGCTCATTCCTGGCATTCTCTTCCTGTCGTTTGTTTACTTTGAAAAGCCCGACTGGCTCGCTTATGTTTATTATCCGATCGGAGCGCTCTGGGCAGGCATTCAGCGCATATTCAAGAACCGCAACCTGCTTGCAGGCGGTGGCGAACCATACGAGATTTACAAGCGCTTTCGGGCCGACCACGGCGGACTTTTTTATACGAGCATCGTTCTCTTTCCGTTTCCGATGGCTCTGCTGGCCCTCTTCTTCGGCTATAAGCTGAAGGCGCTTCGCAACGAACCACGGCCCTGCCCGCATTGTTCCTCTGAGCTGACGCGTCTCGACGAAAAAGGCGACGACCTTTTTCTTGATGAAGGTCAGCGTAAAGAGGAACAACTCGGTTCGGTCGACTATGACGTTTGGCATTGCTCGAAATGTGATCATGTAAAGGTATTTCCCTACGATGCCTTCTTAACGAGCTACAACGCCTGTCCATCCTGTTCGTATAAGACGTATCATACCGTAGGGGATCGCACTCTCGTCTCGCCAACCTGTTCCAGTTCCGGTAAAGGAGAGCGGGACTATAAATGCGAACACTGCGGTCACAGCCGCACCGAGAGTTATACGATTCCAAAACGAGATTGCAGCAAATCATCGTCTTCATCGGGTGGTAGCTCCTACCGTTCATCGGGTGGCGGCGGCGGAGGCAGCTTCGGCGGTGGTCGCTCGGGCGGCGGTGGAGCGGGTGGCGGTTGGTAA
- the ftsA gene encoding cell division protein FtsA: MRDTICSIDIGSSFTRVLIGQHDGQHLDIVGVGVIPSDGVRAGSILNSEHTIRALNRAVAEAEQMSGLNVQSAIVNISGRSIQGENSTGVVAVTNRDRIVTEADVFRVVENARNRRIPSDHELLHVLAREFTVDDQESIPDPVGMSGVRLEVDVHLVTAPRTHLTGLQRVISGAGVHAEHVILSGIASAEAVLKPGEKEMGVAVVDIGGGVCDIAVFVEGGLYHTAVVPLGGAHVTNDLSLGLRISAEAAEQLKRSHGQARERDVDPTEKVEIPSVYGRPPAWALQRDLAAIIEPRMAEIFELVDQQIGRAVKKNMLGGGIVLTGGGSRLAGVAELARDIFGLPVTVAWPRETGGLYERVAGPEFSTGVGMLMFSMKQGGGSSHGVSAGPRGESIFGRLKTWLADNF; encoded by the coding sequence ATGAGAGATACGATCTGTTCTATTGATATAGGTTCCAGCTTCACCAGGGTTTTAATCGGCCAGCATGACGGCCAGCACCTTGATATCGTCGGCGTCGGCGTCATCCCCTCCGATGGCGTGCGCGCCGGCTCTATCCTGAACAGCGAGCATACGATCCGCGCCCTGAACCGCGCCGTCGCCGAGGCCGAGCAGATGAGCGGCCTGAACGTGCAGTCGGCCATCGTCAACATCTCGGGCCGCTCCATACAGGGAGAAAACTCCACCGGCGTCGTCGCCGTCACGAACAGAGATCGCATCGTCACCGAAGCCGACGTCTTTCGCGTCGTCGAGAATGCGCGTAACCGTCGCATTCCCTCGGACCATGAGCTTCTGCACGTCCTTGCCCGTGAATTCACCGTCGACGATCAGGAGAGCATCCCCGATCCCGTCGGTATGTCGGGCGTGCGCCTTGAGGTGGATGTGCATCTCGTTACCGCTCCACGCACCCATCTGACCGGATTGCAGCGCGTCATCAGCGGAGCAGGCGTGCATGCCGAGCATGTTATCCTATCGGGCATCGCCTCGGCCGAGGCCGTGCTCAAGCCCGGCGAGAAAGAGATGGGCGTCGCCGTTGTCGACATAGGCGGAGGCGTCTGCGACATCGCCGTCTTCGTCGAAGGCGGCCTCTATCATACGGCCGTTGTGCCTCTTGGCGGAGCACACGTAACAAACGACCTCTCGCTCGGTCTTCGCATCTCAGCGGAGGCCGCCGAACAGCTGAAACGCAGTCATGGCCAGGCCCGTGAGCGAGACGTGGACCCCACCGAGAAGGTCGAGATCCCCTCGGTTTACGGACGTCCGCCGGCATGGGCGCTTCAGCGCGACCTTGCTGCCATTATCGAGCCGCGCATGGCCGAGATCTTCGAGCTTGTCGATCAGCAGATCGGCCGCGCCGTGAAAAAGAACATGCTGGGTGGCGGCATCGTGCTCACCGGCGGCGGATCACGCCTTGCCGGCGTCGCCGAGCTGGCCCGTGACATCTTCGGCCTTCCCGTCACCGTCGCCTGGCCGCGCGAAACGGGCGGGTTATACGAGCGCGTCGCCGGTCCGGAATTCTCAACGGGCGTCGGCATGCTCATGTTCTCGATGAAGCAGGGCGGGGGCAGCTCGCATGGCGTCAGCGCCGGTCCGCGCGGCGAAAGTATTTTCGGACGTCTGAAGACCTGGCTGGCCGATAACTTCTGA
- a CDS encoding NfeD family protein, whose amino-acid sequence MISALYWLLTGLVMMVLEVFIPGLIIIFFGLGAIVVAGLTFLGITTSLTSQLLVWVVSSLVFVLALRRQTAKIFPALEKKEETADDMVDETGVTLGVVDGKNESGRVRVQGTTWKALSHTGETIAEGVQIRVVRRENLTVYVEPI is encoded by the coding sequence GTGATTTCGGCGCTTTACTGGCTTCTGACCGGCCTTGTGATGATGGTCCTGGAGGTTTTCATTCCAGGGCTCATCATCATTTTTTTTGGACTGGGAGCGATCGTCGTCGCCGGGCTAACCTTTCTCGGCATCACCACATCGCTTACATCGCAGCTGCTCGTCTGGGTCGTTTCGTCGCTTGTATTCGTGCTCGCCCTGCGTCGACAGACCGCGAAGATCTTTCCTGCTCTCGAAAAGAAAGAAGAAACGGCCGACGACATGGTCGATGAAACGGGCGTCACGCTCGGCGTCGTCGACGGGAAAAACGAATCGGGCCGTGTGCGTGTGCAGGGAACGACGTGGAAGGCACTCTCGCATACGGGCGAGACCATCGCCGAAGGCGTGCAGATCAGGGTGGTGCGCCGCGAAAACCTGACGGTTTACGTAGAGCCGATTTGA